The segment CACGCACATCGAGCGCGGCCCCGGCAGGCACGGCATTTCAAACGCCTTCTTCCTCTATCTGCGCGATCCCGACGGCCATCGCATCGAGCTCTATACGTCGGATTACCTCACGGTGGATCCCGACCACGAACCGATTCGTTGGAGCGCCCGGGACCCGAGGCGCCAGACACTGTGGGGGCATCAGACGCCCGAGAGCTGGTGGAGGGACGGATCGCCCGTCATGGATTGGGACAGCGAGGCGCCGGTCGCGCTCTCCGGGGCGACCGATGCTCGCGCTGCGACCTACATCAAGTGAGAGGAGAGCTTTGTGGATGGCAGCAGACAAGGACGTGGTATCGCGGCTGCGCGGGTCCATCGTGCCGATGGTCACGCCCTTTTTGGAGGACGGATCGTTCGACGAAAGGGCGTATCGCGATCTCATCGAGTGGCAGATCGAGAGCGGCTCGCACGGCATTTCCTGTGCGGGCACGACGGGTGAGCCGAGTTCTCTGACCGTGGAAGAGCGGGAGTATCTGTTTGAAGTCACGGTCCATGCTGTGCGAGGGCGAGTTCCCGTCGTGTTGGGGACGGGATCGACCAACCACGCGGAGACGCTGCGGCTGACGAAGACGGCCGAGAAGCTGGGCGCGGATGCGGCGTTGGTCATCGTCCCGTACTACAACCGCCCATCGCAGGAGGGGCTGTATCGGCACTTTCGCGCCATCGCCGACAGCGTCGACATTCCCATCATCCTGTACAACATCCCTGGCCGGACGGGCGTCAACCTCGAGCCTGCCACGATGGCCAGGCTGAAGCGCGACTGCCGCAACATCGTCGGGGTGAAGGAGTCAAATAAGGATTTTGAACAGGTCACGCGCGTGCTGAAGACGTGTGGCCGCGATTTTCTCGTGTACTCCGGCATTGAGCTGTTGTGCTACCCGATGCTGGCGTTGGGCGGGGCGGGACACATCAGCGCCACCGCAAACCTCATGCCGCGCGAAGTGGCTCGCCTGTACGATCTCGTCCAGGCGGGCCGCTGGCACGAGGCCCTGGATTTGCACTATGAGCTGGCTGAGCTGAATGAGGCGCTCTTCTGGGAGACGAACCCTGGACCGGTCAAGGCGTGTCTCGCCATGATGGGGAAAATTCGCCCGGTCGTGAGAATGCCGCTCGCGCTGCCTGGGCCGGAGCTGACAGAGAAGCTGAGAGCGGTGCTCGCTTCGTATGGGCTCATCTAGCCTTTCTGTAAGTCGGCGCCGGAGATCCAAGCGCCGGCCTCGATGCGACCAAGCCCGGACGCTGTGCCGGGCCTTGGCCGGCATCCTGGCACGATGCCAGGTGAAACTGCATTTTCTGAACATTCGGTTGAAATCTCGCCGCACCCGTGGTATGATGGGTGTCAAACTTACAAGACACGCGATTCGACGGGAGTGGTGAGAAGATGCAGAAGACGGCGGAGAGCACGACCTGCGTGTTGTGTGGCACGGAGATCCCAGAGCCCTGCCGGCCTTGGGAGGAGCGCGAGTGGGAACGGTTGTGCGATGACTGTGTCGACAGATGGGTGCGGGATGCGCAGTCCGAGTGGTGATGGAATGTGCACCCGTGCGGGCGGGCGAGGCGGGGCAGCCCCAGGGCCTGTAGGCCTCTGGCGCTGTCCCATTTGCGTCGCGCGCTGCCGCAAAGGCGCTGGGCGCTGGTTCTCGTGGGCTCGGCTCAGCGCTGGACGCCCAATGCGCTGCCGTGTGCCGTCCAGCGTGTGCCCGTCACCGGCCTTGCAGTGCAGACCGAATCCGCGCCGCAAGCTCCGGATCCATCTTTTCAAAGTGTGTCATCTGCCGTTCGACGATCTCGGCGTCCACTTGCCGGAGCGATGTGGCTAGATTGTCCACAAGGTCCGCCTTCTCGTGATCGGGCATCACGTGATACAGCAGGCGAGGCTGCGTGTAAAAGTCGCGATCGCGATAGTCGTAGTGGCCCACGAGCCCCTCCACAGGGTATTCGGGACCGCGAGCGCGCTCCGTTGGCGCCGGATGCCCTTCGCGATTCGGGTAGTAATTCAGCGATGCGCCTCCATTTCCGTCGAAGCGCATGGCTCCATCGCGCTGGTAATTCTGCGCCGTCGTGGCATGCGGCCGGTTCACCGGCAGCAGGTTGTAGTTGGCTCCAAGCCGGTATCGATGCGCGTCTCCATACGCGAAAAGCCTTCCCTGCAACATCTTATCTGGCGAAAAACCAATCCCCGGCACCACGTGGGCCGGCGAAAACGCGGCCTGCTCCACTTCTGCGAAGTAGTTCTCCGGATTGCGGTTCAGGACGAGCCTCCCCACCGGGATGAGCGGATAGTCCTTGTGCAGCCAGACCTTCGTCACGTCGAAAGGGTCAAATGCGTAGCGGTCCGCGTCCGCGAACGGCATGATCTGCACGTACAGCGTCCAGGACGGGTAGTCCTTGCGCTCGATCGCGTCGAACAGGTCCCGCGTGGCAAAGTCGGGATCGCGCCCGGCCATCTCCACCGCTTCCGCTCGCCTGAAGTTGCGAATTCCTTGGTCCGTCAGGAAGTGATACTTGACCCACACGATCTCGCCCGCTTCGTTGATCCAAGAGAAGGTGTGCGAGCCAAAGCCGTGCATGTGTCGGTAGCCGTAGGGCGTTCCCCGGTTGGAGAACAAGATGAGCACCTGATGCATGGACTCGGGCGTGAGGCTCCAGAAGTCCCACATCATGTTCGGATCTTTCAAGTGGGTCTGCGGATGGCGCTTTTGCGTGTGAATGAAGTCCGGAAACTTGAGCGGGTCCCGAATGAAGAAGACGGGTGTGTTGTTTCCGACGAGATCGTAATTTCCTTCTTCGGTGTAGAATTTGACCGCGAAGCCCCGCGGATCGCGTTCCGTATCCGCGGAACCCTGCTCGCCGCCGACGGTGGAGAACCGAACGAACACCTCGGTTCGCTTTCCCACCTCGCTGAGAAAGGCGGCCTTGGTGTAGCGCGTCACGTCGTGCGTGACCTCGAAGTAGCCGTAGGCGCCGGCGCCTTTGGCATGAACGACGCGCTCAGGAATGCGCTCGCGGTTGAAGTGCGCCAGTTTCTCTATGAGATGCACGTCTTCGAGGGTGATGGGCCCGCGGGGGCCTGCGGTGCGCGAGTGTTGATCGTCAAACACGGGTGCGCCGGTTTCGCGCGTGTAAGGGCGGTCTGCCATGAGCTTCACCTCATATCAAGATTTAGTGTTAGACTAAGTATAAATTCAAAATCTGATTTCGGCAACCGATCCGCCGTCGAAAGTGGCGCTGAAATTTCGTATCATAGCTTAGGAGCCTAAAGAGGTGTCGAAGATGTCCAAGCCGGTGAATTGGACCGCGCAGCGGCGAGCGGTCTTTGACATTGTACAAGCGTCGCACGATCACCCGACGGCCACAGACATCATGGAGCGGTTGAGCGCGAGCGGACATCGCTACGCGTACGCGACCGTGTACAACGCGCTCCGCTACTTGACCGAAAAGGGCCTGCTGAAGGAAGTCAAGATTGGGGAGTCGGCGAGTCGCTACGATGCCAATACGAGCGATCACGCGCACGTGGTGTGCGTGCGGTGCGGCGCCATCGCCGAGTTCGAGCAGGCGCCCCCTGCGCCTTGGATGGACGAGATCGCGCGGGGAACAGGGTATCGCGTGCTGAGCGCGGAGCTCGTGTTTCACGGCGTGTGTCCGGCCTGCCAGGGCAAAACAGATGACCCCACAGATTCCGGCGCAGCCGCGCGCTGAGGCGTGCGCCGCCAACCAGGCGCCGGGGAGCAAAAACGCCACCTGCCCCTTTTCAGGCAGGTGGCGTTTTCGATGTGCCGTCCGGGCTCTTGCTCCCCAGGCGCTTTTCGCGCGTTTGCGGCGTCACTCCGCAGCCAACTCCTCCGGCAGCCTGAGTTCGCGCGCCTCGCGCGGCGTGCGCCGGAACGGCCAGAAGTGCGCTTCGCCCACGATGGCGGTGCAGGCCGGGACAAACAGCGCCAATACGATCAGCGCGTAGAGGGCCAGCCCGATGATGACCGACAGGCCGATCTCGACGAGCGTCGTCACGCCGGACACGGACATCGAGCCAAACGTGCCAGCCATGATGGCCGCCGCCGAGAAGACGACGTTGCCCATCTGGCGCATCGCGTACAGCATCGCGCTGCGCAGGTTCAGCTCAGGATGGCGCCGCAGCTCTTCGTCGAAGCGCGACATGAGGAAGATGGAATAGTCGACGCCGAGGGCCACGAGGAGCAGCAGGGCAAAAAACGGAACGGTCCAGCTGATCCCGGCCTTGTGCAGCACGTCGACCGCCACGTATTGCAGGCACGCCATCGTGACGAAGTACGTCCCCGTGAGGGAGGCGATGACGTACAGCGGCGCGATGAGCGAGCGCAGCATGATCACGAGCAAGATGAAGATGGAGCCCAAAATGAGGGCCATCATGCGCACGAAGTCCTGATTGGAGAGCTGATTCAGTGCATACTGCGTCGGCGTCGTGCCCGCGAAGCCCACTTGCCCCGTGTGGATGGGCGCAGCCGTGAAGGCCGCCTGGGCGACGGTCTCAAGCCGCGGCATCTTCTGAATGGCGGTCATGGAGTACGGATCCGACTTGAGCGTGACGCGGATGTCCGCCACGTGTCCGTCCGGCGAGATGTAGCTGTTCAGGGCCTTTTTCAGGTCCTGGTTGGACGAAATGGCGGATGCCGGCACATAAAAGCCGGGATCGCCCGAGGTCTGCGCTTTGGCACTTTCATGGAGCGCGTTCCGCACCGTGCCGACGCCGTTCGACAGTTTGACGAGCGCACTGTGGAGTTGGTCTTCCCCTGCCCCGGCGCTGCCGAGCCCGGACGAGAACTGCGCTGCGCCCTGGGCCCACTTCGTGAGCCCGGCCTGCAGCTGCGACGAACCGCCGCTCCACTGGCCGAGTCCGTGCGCGAGCGACGATGCGCCCTGGCTCAGTTGAGAAGCGCCTTGCGCGACCCGGGAGGCGCCCGCCGCCGCGCTTTGACTGCCGGATGCCCACTGGCTCGCCCCGGCTGCCACTTGCTGGGCCGCTCCGCTCAGCGCGCTCGCGCCATTCGCCCACTGGCTCGTGCCGCTGGCGAGCTTGCCCGCCGCGCTCGCCGTCTGGGCTGCGCCTGCCGCGCTGCCCTGCGCCAGGGCGATAATCTGTTGCCAATTCGGATCCGACGCCTCGGCCGGGTGGGCCTTGGTCCAGGCTGCGATCGCGTTGGCCAGCTGCTCGGCCGCCTGCGCCTCCCGCGATGCCCCTTGGGCGAGCTGGTATTGCCCAGACGCGAGCGCCTTCGCGGAGGCCGCGAGCTTGGCGGCGCCCTGCGCAACCTGCTGCGACCCCGCGCCGATCTGCGCGGCGGCCTTCGCCAGCTTGTCGTTCGCCTGCGCGAGTTGCGATGCCCCGTTCGAGACTGCGCTCGCTCCCGTCGCCAGCTTCGAAGCCCCAGTCTCCGCGCTTCCCGCGCCCTGGGTCAGTTTTCCACTCGCCTGGGCCAGCTGCGCCGCTCCGTCCGACAGCTGGCGCGCCGCGTTGGCCGCCTGTGCCGCGCCCTGCGAGCCGACGTGGCTCGCCACCTGCTGGAGACCTGTTTGCACCTTGCCGAGCCCGTTTGCGGCAAGCTGATTCTGCTTCGCAAGCTCAAATTCCGAAATCACACTGCCGGTCGGGCGCGTGGCGCTCTGGACCTGCTGGACAAACGGCAGCTTGGCAATCGCCTCGGACACCTGTTCGATGGTCGCGAGCCCTTCAGGCGTGCGGAGATTGTCCGGCGTGTCGATCACGACGTCCATCGGCAGGACCTTGCCGGGGCCAAAGGCCTTCGAGACGACGCGGAAGCCGACGACGGAGGGCGCCGAGGGGATGTCCGAGGTCGGATCGAACGTGCGCTGGTCGGTAAAGGAGAGCGCCACGGGCGTCAACACCACGAGCACCGCGGCGAGCGTCCACCACGGGTGCCGGAGCGCGGTCCTGCCCGTGAGGTCCCATACGCGCGAGGGCTTGTGGCTGTCTCCGCTCAGCTGGCGGCGCGGCCAGAACGCGTACCGGCCGAGCGCCATGATGAGGGCAGGAAGGAAAGTGAGACAAGCGACCAGCGTGACGGCGACGCCCACGGCCACCCCCACGCCGGAGCGGAACAAGCCGAAACGCGCAAAGTACAGCGTCGCGAAGGAAAGAAACACCGTGAGCGCGCTGTAGACGACGGTCTTCGAGACCCCGCTCATCGCGCGCGCCAGGGCGTCCACCGGTTCAAGTCCCCGGCTTGCCTCCTCGCGGAAGCGATTGAGCACGATGATGCTGTAGTCGGTCCCCGCGCCGAAGATGATGGCGATGAGGAACGTATCCGTGAACGTCGAGACGGGCAGGCCCACGTTGGCGAGCACGGCCACGAGGTTCGTCGTCAAGAGATACGACAGCCCAATGCAGATGAGCGTGAGGAAGGGGGCCACGACCGATCGAAAGACCACGAGCAGGATGACGAGCACGAGCGCGACGGTCACGCCCGCCGTCTTGGACGCGCCATCCATCGAGATGTTGATGTTGTCGTTCTCAATCGGCGTGTCACCCGTGAACAGCACCTGTGCGTCTTTTGGCGGGTTTTGGAATACCCGATGCAGTTGATTCAGCGACGCGTCCGTCGCCTTCGACACGTCGCTGCCCGGGAAGCCGATGGTGGCGATCTCCACCGTTCCATCCGAGCTGAAGAACTGATTCTGGACCGATTTCGCCTGATTGTAGGCGGCCGTGACGGTCTTGACCCCGTAGGTGCCCTTGTGATGGGCCACCTGCTGGAGCCGCTGCTTGAACCACGCTTTGTCCTGCGTCGTCAATCCGTGCGGGTTGTAGAGAGCCACCACGGCGCTCGAACCCGTCTGGCGCGCCGGGTCGACACGCTTCAGCCAGTTGCTGGCGATCACGACGTTCGACGAGCTCGGCAAAAATTCCGTGTTCTTGTGCGCGACGATGGCGTTGAGCTGCGGGAGGAAGACATGCGCCAGCGCCACGGCCAGGACCCAGACGGCGATGATGGCGTACTTCATGCGGGCGACAAAGTGGGCGTAACGCTCTGCCACGGACTCGCCTCCTTCAATTCGACAGGCTTGACATCTCGGCAAACACGACATCGACGGTCTTGACAACTGATTTAGTGACCGAAAGAATTCTACCAGGCTGCTGTCAGGTTTTCCAGGCGATTTGGGCGGTGGGCACGCGGCTTGCGCGCAAAGTTCGCAGTTTTGTAGACGGCTGTTCAAGAAAGCGTTGAGTCATTGATGGTATACTCACACGTAGCCCGCATGGGCGGACCCATGGCCGCCATGTCAAGCTCGTCGGATCTCGCAGGAAGGCGAGGGGAGAGCGTGAATCACAGCGAAGTTACCACGCTGATTGCAACCGTTGTCGCCGTCGTGTTTGCGGTCACGGTGATTTTTGTGCGTCTTCGGGCATCGAGGCGCCCGACGAATGCGCGGAAGATCCTGATTCCGCCGCTGGCCATGAGCACAGGGTTTCTGATGTATGTGTTTCCGTTCACGCGCGAGCCGATTCTTTATGCCGTCGCGGCCTTTTTGGTCGGATGCCTGTTCAGCTATCCGCTGATCGCGACGAGCCATTTCTACGTAGGAGAAGATGGGGTCTATCTGAAGCGGTCGAGGGCGTTCATCTACATCCTGCTCGGGCTGTTGGTGGTTCGCATTGCCCTGCACAGCCTCGTCGAGCGGTACGTGGACGTGTATCAGACAGGCTCCCTTTTCTTCTGTTTGGCGTTCGGCATGCTCGTGCCGTGGCGCATTGCCATGTTTGTGCGTTACAAGCGCATGATGCGTGAGCTTGAGGCGTCGAAGTCCGGCGCGAAGACAGAACAGCCCGCGACCTGACGGGCGCTGGGCGACGAGCTTAGGAGGATGGTTGTGCGTAGTCTGCGCGGTCTGGTCATTGCCATCGTGATTGCCATCATCGTCATCGGTGTGCCTGTGGTGCAGCTGGTGCGCCCGATTCCGCAGGCGGCTGCGGACGTGGTTGCGCCTTTGCCCAAGGCCCTACAGGGAACGAAGCCCGTCATTCAATGGCCGTCGCAGGGCGAGGCCGCGCTGATGGCCGACGGCGTGGGGACCTTTGGCACGTACGGTCCGCAGGTTTCGGTGCCCATCGCCAGCGTGACCAAGGTCATGACGGCGTACCTCGTGCTGCAAAAGCATCCGCTTCAACTGGGGCAACAGGGACCTGTGCTCACGGTCACGCCGGCGGACGTGAAGGTCTATGAGCAGGACAAGGCGCTCGGACAGTCCGTGGTCAAAGTCGCGGCAGGTGAAAAGATCACGGAATATCAGGCGCTTCAGGGGTTGCTTTTGCCGTCCGGCAATAACATGGGTACACTTCTCGCCAAATGGTGCGATGGCTCCGTTCAAGCGTTTGTGCAGGAGATGAACGAGACAGCCAAAAAGCTCGGCATGACCGAGACGCACTACGCCGATCCCACGGGCTATTCGCCGGCGAGCCAGAGTGACGCGGTGGACCAGATGAAGCTGTTTGCCAAAGCGATGGAGAACCCCGTGTTCCGCCAGATCGTGGGCCAAGCCCAGGCCGTGCT is part of the Alicyclobacillus vulcanalis genome and harbors:
- the hpaI gene encoding 2,4-dihydroxyhept-2-ene-1,7-dioic acid aldolase, whose amino-acid sequence is MAADKDVVSRLRGSIVPMVTPFLEDGSFDERAYRDLIEWQIESGSHGISCAGTTGEPSSLTVEEREYLFEVTVHAVRGRVPVVLGTGSTNHAETLRLTKTAEKLGADAALVIVPYYNRPSQEGLYRHFRAIADSVDIPIILYNIPGRTGVNLEPATMARLKRDCRNIVGVKESNKDFEQVTRVLKTCGRDFLVYSGIELLCYPMLALGGAGHISATANLMPREVARLYDLVQAGRWHEALDLHYELAELNEALFWETNPGPVKACLAMMGKIRPVVRMPLALPGPELTEKLRAVLASYGLI
- a CDS encoding catalase, whose protein sequence is MADRPYTRETGAPVFDDQHSRTAGPRGPITLEDVHLIEKLAHFNRERIPERVVHAKGAGAYGYFEVTHDVTRYTKAAFLSEVGKRTEVFVRFSTVGGEQGSADTERDPRGFAVKFYTEEGNYDLVGNNTPVFFIRDPLKFPDFIHTQKRHPQTHLKDPNMMWDFWSLTPESMHQVLILFSNRGTPYGYRHMHGFGSHTFSWINEAGEIVWVKYHFLTDQGIRNFRRAEAVEMAGRDPDFATRDLFDAIERKDYPSWTLYVQIMPFADADRYAFDPFDVTKVWLHKDYPLIPVGRLVLNRNPENYFAEVEQAAFSPAHVVPGIGFSPDKMLQGRLFAYGDAHRYRLGANYNLLPVNRPHATTAQNYQRDGAMRFDGNGGASLNYYPNREGHPAPTERARGPEYPVEGLVGHYDYRDRDFYTQPRLLYHVMPDHEKADLVDNLATSLRQVDAEIVERQMTHFEKMDPELAARIRSALQGR
- a CDS encoding Fur family transcriptional regulator, whose amino-acid sequence is MSKPVNWTAQRRAVFDIVQASHDHPTATDIMERLSASGHRYAYATVYNALRYLTEKGLLKEVKIGESASRYDANTSDHAHVVCVRCGAIAEFEQAPPAPWMDEIARGTGYRVLSAELVFHGVCPACQGKTDDPTDSGAAAR
- a CDS encoding MMPL family transporter, with the protein product MAERYAHFVARMKYAIIAVWVLAVALAHVFLPQLNAIVAHKNTEFLPSSSNVVIASNWLKRVDPARQTGSSAVVALYNPHGLTTQDKAWFKQRLQQVAHHKGTYGVKTVTAAYNQAKSVQNQFFSSDGTVEIATIGFPGSDVSKATDASLNQLHRVFQNPPKDAQVLFTGDTPIENDNINISMDGASKTAGVTVALVLVILLVVFRSVVAPFLTLICIGLSYLLTTNLVAVLANVGLPVSTFTDTFLIAIIFGAGTDYSIIVLNRFREEASRGLEPVDALARAMSGVSKTVVYSALTVFLSFATLYFARFGLFRSGVGVAVGVAVTLVACLTFLPALIMALGRYAFWPRRQLSGDSHKPSRVWDLTGRTALRHPWWTLAAVLVVLTPVALSFTDQRTFDPTSDIPSAPSVVGFRVVSKAFGPGKVLPMDVVIDTPDNLRTPEGLATIEQVSEAIAKLPFVQQVQSATRPTGSVISEFELAKQNQLAANGLGKVQTGLQQVASHVGSQGAAQAANAARQLSDGAAQLAQASGKLTQGAGSAETGASKLATGASAVSNGASQLAQANDKLAKAAAQIGAGSQQVAQGAAKLAASAKALASGQYQLAQGASREAQAAEQLANAIAAWTKAHPAEASDPNWQQIIALAQGSAAGAAQTASAAGKLASGTSQWANGASALSGAAQQVAAGASQWASGSQSAAAGASRVAQGASQLSQGASSLAHGLGQWSGGSSQLQAGLTKWAQGAAQFSSGLGSAGAGEDQLHSALVKLSNGVGTVRNALHESAKAQTSGDPGFYVPASAISSNQDLKKALNSYISPDGHVADIRVTLKSDPYSMTAIQKMPRLETVAQAAFTAAPIHTGQVGFAGTTPTQYALNQLSNQDFVRMMALILGSIFILLVIMLRSLIAPLYVIASLTGTYFVTMACLQYVAVDVLHKAGISWTVPFFALLLLVALGVDYSIFLMSRFDEELRRHPELNLRSAMLYAMRQMGNVVFSAAAIMAGTFGSMSVSGVTTLVEIGLSVIIGLALYALIVLALFVPACTAIVGEAHFWPFRRTPREARELRLPEELAAE
- a CDS encoding CcdC family protein, with amino-acid sequence MNHSEVTTLIATVVAVVFAVTVIFVRLRASRRPTNARKILIPPLAMSTGFLMYVFPFTREPILYAVAAFLVGCLFSYPLIATSHFYVGEDGVYLKRSRAFIYILLGLLVVRIALHSLVERYVDVYQTGSLFFCLAFGMLVPWRIAMFVRYKRMMRELEASKSGAKTEQPAT
- a CDS encoding D-alanyl-D-alanine carboxypeptidase family protein; the protein is MVVRSLRGLVIAIVIAIIVIGVPVVQLVRPIPQAAADVVAPLPKALQGTKPVIQWPSQGEAALMADGVGTFGTYGPQVSVPIASVTKVMTAYLVLQKHPLQLGQQGPVLTVTPADVKVYEQDKALGQSVVKVAAGEKITEYQALQGLLLPSGNNMGTLLAKWCDGSVQAFVQEMNETAKKLGMTETHYADPTGYSPASQSDAVDQMKLFAKAMENPVFRQIVGQAQAVLPVVGLVYNVDSVVGHGTIIGGKTGSTLEAGGCFVFAARKVLGSREVLIIGAVLGQKGPQPLAEALNAAVTMSKDAQKALRSVQLVSAGQTVGTLSAPWAKPVSLVATEPVQVIGWGGLSVHQGYVPDALDSKKPIAQNQIVGQLEIQVGMQKVRVPVAAASAVPAPTLSWRMKRL